A window from Aeromonas rivipollensis encodes these proteins:
- a CDS encoding aspartate kinase: MALYVQKYGGTSVGTLERIEAVADRVQLSRAQGHDVVVVVSAMSGETNRLLGMAQQLDPDANRREMDVLVSTGEQVTIALLAIALNKRGCPAVSMTGDQVRIHTDSAHGKARITHIDTEQVQAELGAGKVVVIAGFQGRDEHNAITTLGRGGSDTTAVAVAAAIKADECQIFTDVDGVYTTDPRIEPKARRLSTITFEEMLEMASLGAKVLQIRSVEFAGKYRVPLRVLSSFVDGEGTLITYGGERMEAPLVSGIAFNRNEASLTILGVPDRPTVAAQILNPISDANIDVDMIVQNTMGDGTADFTFTVNRDDYRRARALLEETATLLGAACVQGNGEIAKVSIVGVGMWNHPGVARTMFKVLGEEGINMQLISTSEIKISVVIDEKYLELAVRSLHSAFGLDNEPHEQPLGNNP; encoded by the coding sequence GTGGCACTCTATGTACAGAAGTACGGCGGCACCTCGGTCGGCACGCTGGAGCGGATCGAGGCGGTAGCTGATCGTGTTCAGCTGAGCCGCGCCCAGGGGCATGATGTGGTGGTGGTCGTGTCCGCCATGTCGGGCGAAACAAACCGGTTGCTGGGCATGGCCCAGCAGCTGGATCCGGATGCCAACCGGCGCGAGATGGATGTGCTGGTCTCGACCGGTGAACAGGTCACCATAGCGCTGCTGGCCATCGCGTTGAACAAACGGGGTTGTCCTGCGGTCTCAATGACCGGTGATCAGGTTCGTATTCACACCGATTCCGCCCATGGCAAGGCGCGCATCACCCACATCGACACCGAGCAGGTTCAGGCCGAGCTGGGTGCGGGCAAGGTGGTGGTGATCGCCGGCTTCCAGGGCCGTGATGAGCACAACGCCATCACCACCCTGGGGCGAGGTGGTTCGGACACCACGGCGGTTGCCGTGGCGGCGGCCATCAAGGCCGATGAATGCCAGATCTTTACCGATGTGGATGGGGTCTATACCACGGATCCGCGCATCGAGCCCAAGGCACGCCGCCTCTCCACCATCACCTTCGAGGAGATGTTGGAGATGGCGAGTCTGGGGGCCAAGGTGCTGCAGATCCGTTCGGTGGAATTCGCGGGCAAGTACCGCGTACCGCTGCGGGTGCTGTCGAGTTTTGTCGACGGAGAGGGAACCTTAATCACATATGGAGGTGAGAGGATGGAAGCACCCCTGGTATCCGGCATTGCGTTCAATCGCAACGAGGCCAGCCTGACCATTCTGGGTGTGCCGGACAGGCCGACGGTGGCCGCGCAGATCCTGAATCCGATCAGCGACGCCAACATAGATGTCGACATGATAGTGCAGAACACCATGGGGGATGGCACCGCCGACTTCACTTTCACTGTGAATCGCGATGACTATCGCCGGGCTCGTGCCCTGCTGGAGGAGACCGCCACCCTGCTGGGGGCCGCCTGTGTGCAGGGCAACGGGGAGATCGCCAAGGTCTCCATCGTCGGGGTCGGCATGTGGAATCATCCCGGGGTCGCGCGCACCATGTTCAAGGTATTGGGCGAGGAGGGGATCAACATGCAGTTGATTTCCACCTCTGAAATCAAGATATCCGTGGTGATTGACGAGAAGTACCTGGAGCTGGCCGTGCGTTCGTTGCACTCAGCGTTCGGGTTGGATAATGAGCCTCATGAGCAGCCCTTGGGGAACAATCCCTGA